One region of Salinirubrum litoreum genomic DNA includes:
- a CDS encoding 30S ribosomal protein S7, which produces MSESDSPEPEAPAASEDAAANALLFGEWDVSEIEYDDPSTERYLRVTPIAHTMGRHASKQFQKSEISVVERLINRLMQTEDNTGAKQRATRIVRDAFDLVHERTDENPAQVLVTAVENAAPREETVRLKYGGISVPKAVDVAPQRRVDQGLMFIAEGAKKGSYKTKTSAAESLAQQLVGAADYDLQTYAINQKEEKERVAAAAR; this is translated from the coding sequence ATGTCGGAGAGTGACTCCCCCGAACCCGAGGCCCCGGCCGCCAGCGAGGACGCCGCCGCGAACGCGCTACTCTTTGGCGAGTGGGACGTCTCGGAGATCGAGTACGACGACCCCTCGACGGAACGCTACCTGCGCGTGACGCCCATCGCCCACACGATGGGTCGCCACGCCTCGAAACAGTTCCAGAAGTCGGAGATCAGCGTCGTCGAGCGTCTGATCAACCGGCTGATGCAGACCGAAGACAACACGGGCGCGAAGCAGCGTGCGACCCGCATCGTCCGTGACGCCTTCGATCTGGTGCACGAGCGCACCGACGAGAACCCGGCGCAGGTACTCGTCACCGCCGTCGAGAACGCCGCCCCGCGCGAGGAGACCGTCCGCCTGAAGTACGGTGGCATCTCGGTCCCGAAGGCCGTCGACGTGGCACCCCAGCGCCGTGTCGACCAGGGTCTGATGTTCATCGCAGAGGGTGCGAAGAAGGGCTCGTACAAGACGAAGACCTCGGCCGCCGAGTCGCTGGCCCAGCAGTTGGTCGGCGCGGCGGACTACGACCTCCAGACGTACGCGATCAACCAGAAAGAAGAGAAAGAGCGCGTCGCGGCCGCCGCACGGTAA
- a CDS encoding 30S ribosomal protein S12, which yields MANGKYAARKLKKDRQKRRWSDSEYARRERGLRKKSDPLEGAPQGRGIVLEKVGIEAKQPNSAIRKCVRVQLIKNGKQVTAFCPGDGAISFIDEHDEVTIAGIGGAKGRAMGDLSGVNYKVEKVNGVSMIELVRGNAEKPVR from the coding sequence ATGGCGAACGGCAAATACGCCGCCCGCAAACTCAAGAAGGACCGTCAGAAGCGACGATGGTCCGACTCGGAGTACGCCCGACGGGAGCGTGGGCTTCGCAAGAAGTCCGACCCGTTGGAGGGGGCACCGCAGGGTCGAGGCATCGTACTGGAGAAGGTCGGCATCGAGGCGAAGCAGCCGAACTCCGCCATCCGGAAGTGCGTCCGTGTCCAACTGATCAAGAACGGCAAACAGGTCACGGCGTTCTGTCCCGGCGACGGTGCCATCTCCTTCATCGACGAACACGACGAGGTGACCATCGCCGGCATCGGTGGCGCGAAGGGTCGCGCGATGGGCGACCTCTCCGGTGTCAACTACAAGGTCGAGAAGGTCAACGGCGTCTCGATGATCGAACTGGTTCGCGGGAACGCGGAGAAGCCGGTGAGATAA
- a CDS encoding DUF835 domain-containing protein — translation MPTHVSQPPIRDSLGEAATVLVESSSTDPDRAAVCTDLLHCHPTDRENLLWVTYTRGPDEKLSSWRRHADATPANLGVVSVGDTMRSAAAASAAVGGPEASGSADTSGSGPPNPVEAVENPSDLTGLGITVSRYFEAWGPAHPTSLCFDSITAMLQYVEFETAYRFLHVLTGRVATAGAVGHFHVDPAAHDDQTMESLKTLFDAVVSLDDDGRVVRTR, via the coding sequence ATGCCAACGCACGTTTCTCAGCCACCGATTCGGGACTCACTCGGGGAGGCAGCGACCGTGCTCGTCGAGTCGAGTTCGACGGACCCGGACCGGGCGGCGGTCTGTACCGACCTCCTCCACTGTCACCCGACGGACCGCGAGAATCTGCTGTGGGTGACGTACACGCGCGGGCCGGACGAGAAACTCTCCTCGTGGCGGCGACACGCCGACGCCACGCCGGCCAACCTCGGTGTCGTCAGCGTCGGCGACACCATGCGGTCGGCGGCCGCCGCCTCGGCGGCCGTGGGTGGTCCGGAGGCGTCTGGATCGGCCGACACGAGCGGGAGTGGCCCGCCGAACCCGGTCGAAGCCGTCGAGAACCCGAGTGATCTGACCGGACTGGGGATCACGGTCAGTCGGTACTTCGAGGCGTGGGGACCGGCGCACCCGACGAGCCTCTGTTTCGACTCGATCACCGCCATGCTCCAGTACGTGGAGTTCGAGACCGCCTACCGGTTCCTCCACGTGCTCACCGGGCGGGTCGCGACCGCCGGTGCGGTCGGGCACTTCCACGTCGACCCCGCCGCCCACGACGACCAGACGATGGAGTCGCTGAAGACGCTGTTCGACGCGGTCGTCAGCCTCGACGACGACGGGCGAGTCGTCCGAACGCGATAG
- a CDS encoding LAGLIDADG family homing endonuclease, giving the protein MATGQNQELTDRFIQFYRNYYREAIGQLAQQYPNEKRSLLVDYDDLYRFDADLAEDYLDQPDQLQEYAEEALRLYDLPADVKLGQAHVRIEHLPSEKNVDIRDIRVHDDHIGKLISVSGIVRKATDVRPKITEAAFECQRCGTMTYIPQSDGNFQEPHECQGCERQGPFRVNFDQSEFVDSQKVRIQESPEGLRGGETPQSIDVNLEDDVTGRVTAGDQVTMVGVLHIEQMGNDREKSPVFDLYMDGVSLRIDDEEFEDMDITDEDKQEIVELSSRDDLYEAMVASVAPSIYGYDQQKLAMILQLFSGVTKHLPDGSRIRGDLHMLLIGDPGTGKSQLLSYIRHIAPRSVYTSGKGTSSAGLTAAAVQDDFGDGQQWTLEAGALVLADKGIAAVDELDKMRCVTGDTLVHTTDGILPIREIAHRASEAGDIERLRNGRTIRGDAPAVWTMDDKGRIVRRDVRAVHEYDAPETLHEVALESGESVTATADHPFFVFEDGERVERPTAELDAGDWVYVPESIREEATDGGTVALDTEPPDVPCDELVEDTVSVGPAKGAILGYIAGDGNVYSDDDGGSHGIRFTNKEEQLLSHFESVCREAYELDPVRHPSEQRDDGVETVRLHGRAVVDDLLNAGLNLETYEGKRVPEGVGRGSRATKAAFVRALADSEGGVGERAIRIASSSYELLLGTKMLCLEFGIRCQIQRRERDDRRDLFVLAITADDSLTTFQREIGFTLDRKSEALARTTDETTGDRAVLDVLPDLGADLGDLRESLRLYQSECGVNATTYCNFENGDANASLHRAERIYQTFRSRREQAREDRTRLDESTGWEVLSELADEYHISQRDLASGTCYSQQRVSELWESDESLRTTAVARIQTILDSVAGTSLSRLGNLVDGDVRWRRVASVESVESTEYTADDGRVPVLKRELAETLGCPREDVSRRAESLLCDEPSAVSWDDLRAELDRHDISLQQVATEMGVAGSTVSRWFSGAVDVGNFTTVRDVSLGLVDDVRSDVSALYEEILARKRDTRVYDLTVEGTHNFVANGMIVHNSEDRSAMHEGLEQQEISISKAGINATLKSRCSLLGAANPKYGRFDQYEPIGEQIDLEPALISRFDLIFTVTDQPDPEKDADLADHIINTNYAGELHTQRTNTTNSNFTQEQVDNVTEDVAPEIEPELLRKYIAYAKRTCYPTMTDEAKQAIRDFYVDLRAKGADEDAPVPVTARKLEAIVRLSEASARVRLSDTVEIEDAERVIEIVRSCLQDIGVDPETGQFDADVVETGRSKTQRDRVKNIRQLINDIEGEYEQGAPVEEVLERAEDVGMDRSKAEHEIEKLRRQGEVYEPSSGHLRTT; this is encoded by the coding sequence ATGGCGACTGGGCAGAACCAAGAGTTGACGGATCGGTTCATCCAGTTCTACCGCAACTACTACCGGGAGGCCATCGGGCAACTCGCCCAGCAGTACCCCAACGAGAAGCGGTCTCTGCTCGTCGACTACGACGACCTCTACCGGTTCGACGCCGACCTCGCGGAGGACTATCTGGACCAGCCCGACCAGCTACAGGAGTACGCAGAGGAGGCGCTCCGACTGTACGACCTGCCGGCCGACGTGAAACTCGGGCAGGCACACGTCCGCATCGAGCACCTCCCGAGCGAGAAGAACGTGGACATCCGGGACATCCGCGTCCACGACGACCACATCGGGAAACTCATCTCGGTGTCCGGCATCGTCCGGAAGGCGACCGACGTCCGCCCGAAGATCACCGAGGCGGCCTTCGAGTGCCAGCGCTGTGGGACGATGACCTACATCCCGCAGTCGGACGGCAACTTCCAGGAACCGCACGAGTGTCAGGGCTGTGAGCGACAGGGCCCGTTCCGGGTCAACTTCGATCAGTCCGAGTTCGTCGACTCCCAGAAGGTCCGCATCCAGGAGTCGCCGGAGGGCCTGCGCGGCGGTGAGACGCCCCAGAGCATCGACGTGAACCTCGAAGACGACGTGACCGGGCGCGTCACGGCCGGCGACCAGGTGACGATGGTCGGCGTCCTCCACATCGAACAGATGGGCAACGACCGCGAGAAGTCGCCCGTCTTCGACCTCTACATGGACGGCGTCTCCCTGCGCATCGACGACGAGGAGTTCGAGGACATGGACATCACCGACGAAGACAAACAGGAGATCGTCGAACTCTCCTCGCGTGACGACCTCTACGAGGCGATGGTCGCCTCGGTCGCGCCCTCCATCTACGGCTACGACCAGCAGAAGCTGGCGATGATCCTGCAGTTGTTCTCGGGCGTGACGAAGCATCTCCCGGACGGTTCACGGATTCGTGGCGATCTGCACATGCTACTGATCGGTGATCCGGGTACGGGTAAGAGCCAACTTTTGTCATATATCCGACATATCGCACCACGTTCCGTCTACACCTCCGGGAAAGGCACGTCCAGCGCGGGGCTCACTGCAGCGGCTGTGCAGGACGACTTCGGCGACGGACAGCAGTGGACGCTCGAGGCTGGTGCGCTCGTCCTCGCCGACAAGGGGATCGCGGCCGTGGACGAACTCGACAAGATGCGGTGCGTGACCGGAGACACACTCGTCCACACGACCGACGGAATCCTCCCGATTCGGGAGATTGCACACCGAGCGAGCGAAGCCGGCGATATCGAGCGACTCCGGAACGGTCGGACGATCCGAGGCGACGCTCCAGCAGTCTGGACGATGGACGACAAGGGCAGAATTGTCCGGCGTGACGTGAGGGCAGTCCACGAGTACGATGCGCCGGAGACGCTTCACGAGGTGGCGCTGGAATCCGGCGAATCGGTGACTGCGACAGCCGATCACCCCTTCTTCGTCTTCGAGGATGGCGAGCGGGTAGAGCGTCCGACTGCCGAACTCGATGCCGGAGACTGGGTCTACGTGCCCGAGTCGATCAGAGAAGAAGCGACTGACGGTGGCACGGTCGCCCTTGACACTGAACCGCCCGACGTGCCGTGTGACGAGTTGGTCGAAGACACGGTCTCTGTCGGTCCTGCGAAGGGGGCAATACTCGGATACATCGCAGGCGACGGCAACGTCTACAGTGACGACGACGGCGGAAGCCACGGAATCCGATTTACCAACAAAGAGGAACAGCTACTCTCACACTTCGAGTCCGTCTGTCGTGAGGCGTACGAACTCGATCCGGTACGGCACCCGAGCGAGCAACGTGACGACGGAGTCGAGACAGTTCGACTTCACGGGCGAGCAGTCGTGGACGACCTGCTCAATGCCGGGTTGAACTTGGAAACCTACGAAGGAAAGAGGGTTCCCGAAGGAGTCGGTCGAGGGAGTAGAGCGACGAAGGCCGCATTCGTTCGGGCACTCGCAGATTCAGAGGGCGGAGTAGGCGAACGCGCGATCAGGATCGCATCGAGTAGCTACGAACTCCTACTGGGGACGAAGATGCTCTGCTTGGAGTTCGGTATTCGGTGTCAAATCCAGCGGCGAGAACGAGACGACCGCCGTGATCTCTTCGTTCTCGCAATCACGGCGGACGACTCCCTCACGACGTTCCAGCGCGAGATCGGGTTCACGCTCGACAGAAAATCCGAGGCACTCGCACGAACGACCGACGAGACGACCGGGGACAGAGCGGTCCTCGACGTACTCCCGGATCTCGGAGCCGATCTCGGCGATCTCCGGGAATCCCTCCGGTTGTATCAGTCCGAGTGTGGAGTGAACGCCACGACGTACTGCAACTTCGAGAACGGAGACGCGAACGCATCGCTCCACAGAGCGGAGAGAATCTACCAGACGTTCCGTTCCCGCCGTGAACAGGCACGGGAAGATCGAACGCGGCTGGACGAATCGACGGGCTGGGAGGTACTCTCCGAACTGGCCGACGAGTACCACATTTCCCAACGCGACCTGGCCAGCGGAACCTGCTACTCTCAACAGAGAGTCTCCGAACTGTGGGAATCCGACGAGAGCCTTCGCACGACCGCAGTCGCTCGTATCCAGACGATACTCGATTCGGTCGCTGGAACGTCTTTGAGCCGGCTCGGGAACCTAGTCGACGGTGACGTTCGCTGGCGGCGTGTCGCGTCGGTCGAATCGGTCGAGTCGACGGAGTACACAGCAGACGACGGGCGAGTCCCGGTTCTGAAGAGGGAGTTGGCAGAGACGCTTGGCTGTCCGCGGGAGGACGTTAGCAGACGTGCAGAATCACTGCTCTGCGACGAACCGAGTGCCGTCTCGTGGGACGATCTCCGTGCGGAACTCGACCGACACGATATCTCTCTTCAGCAGGTCGCCACAGAGATGGGCGTGGCGGGTTCGACTGTCTCACGATGGTTTTCCGGAGCAGTCGATGTTGGGAACTTTACGACGGTCAGAGACGTATCGCTCGGCCTCGTCGACGATGTGAGAAGCGACGTATCCGCGCTCTACGAGGAGATCCTCGCCCGAAAGCGTGACACGAGGGTCTACGACCTCACCGTCGAGGGAACCCACAACTTCGTCGCAAACGGGATGATCGTTCACAACTCCGAGGACCGCTCCGCCATGCACGAGGGGCTCGAACAGCAGGAGATCTCCATCTCGAAGGCGGGAATCAACGCGACGCTCAAGTCGCGCTGTTCGCTGCTCGGGGCGGCGAACCCGAAGTACGGGCGCTTCGACCAGTACGAGCCCATCGGCGAGCAGATCGACCTCGAACCCGCGCTCATCTCGCGGTTCGACCTCATCTTCACCGTCACCGACCAGCCCGACCCGGAGAAGGACGCGGACCTCGCAGACCACATCATCAACACGAACTACGCCGGGGAGCTCCACACCCAGCGGACGAACACGACCAACTCGAACTTCACGCAGGAGCAGGTCGACAACGTGACCGAGGACGTGGCTCCGGAGATCGAACCCGAACTGCTCCGGAAGTACATCGCCTACGCGAAGCGGACCTGCTACCCGACGATGACCGACGAGGCGAAGCAGGCGATCCGCGACTTCTACGTCGACCTCCGGGCGAAGGGGGCCGACGAGGACGCGCCCGTCCCGGTCACCGCCCGGAAACTGGAGGCCATCGTCCGCCTCTCGGAAGCCAGCGCGCGAGTCCGCCTGTCGGACACCGTCGAGATCGAAGACGCCGAGCGCGTCATCGAGATCGTCCGGTCGTGCCTGCAGGACATCGGCGTCGACCCCGAGACCGGGCAGTTCGACGCCGACGTGGTCGAGACCGGGCGGTCGAAGACCCAGCGCGACCGCGTGAAGAACATCCGCCAACTCATCAACGACATCGAGGGCGAGTACGAGCAGGGGGCACCGGTCGAGGAGGTGCTCGAACGCGCCGAAGACGTCGGGATGGACCGGTCGAAGGCCGAACACGAGATCGAGAAACTGCGCCGGCAGGGTGAAGTGTACGAGCCGAGCAGTGGCCACCTGAGGACGACGTAG
- a CDS encoding sodium-dependent transporter → MARETWATRVGFILAAVGSAVGLGNLWRFPWMTAENGGSAFLVVYLAIVLLVGVPGLLAEFVIGRRTNRNPYGAFRALTDSRVWPLVGVFSVLTGVVLLSFYSVVGGWILRYTAASVTGAVGIGAVPYFADPGAFFGAVAVGPDAVVAHLVFLLLTGAVVLGGVRRGIEVGTTLMVPGVAVLLVALAVWAAGQPNAGAGYDFYLRFDPSVLAGDFLGVLGPAAGQALFTLSVGAGTMITYASYLGEDRSLPFDGATVALLNTAVGVLAGLVVFPLLFSQGIDPTAGPTAGGGPGAVFVSLAGAFSTLPAGELVAVAFFGVVSLAALSSSISMLELPVSFLVDEFGVSRPVAVGGLLVLVGVTGSATALDQSLFGVVAGPVVDTMLTLGLTAFLLFVGWVLGRDAVVEFERGAGEFARQLSTPWLLVVGVLLPVFLLFTLFTALGLPGVLASVGLTGTVGVVGTVGLAVLVAVGAFVALRGPESVV, encoded by the coding sequence ATGGCACGTGAGACGTGGGCGACGCGCGTCGGGTTCATCCTCGCCGCAGTCGGGAGCGCAGTCGGACTGGGCAACCTCTGGCGGTTCCCGTGGATGACCGCCGAGAACGGCGGGAGCGCCTTCCTCGTCGTCTACCTCGCGATCGTCCTGCTGGTCGGCGTCCCCGGTCTGCTCGCCGAGTTCGTCATCGGCCGCCGGACGAACCGGAACCCCTACGGGGCGTTCCGGGCGCTCACCGACTCCCGCGTCTGGCCGCTTGTCGGCGTCTTCAGCGTCCTCACGGGTGTCGTCCTCCTCTCGTTCTACAGCGTCGTCGGCGGGTGGATTCTCCGGTACACGGCCGCGAGCGTCACGGGCGCGGTCGGGATCGGAGCGGTCCCGTACTTCGCCGACCCCGGCGCGTTCTTCGGCGCGGTCGCGGTCGGTCCCGACGCCGTGGTGGCGCACCTCGTCTTCCTCCTCCTCACCGGTGCAGTCGTCCTCGGGGGCGTCCGGCGGGGCATCGAGGTCGGCACGACGCTGATGGTCCCCGGCGTGGCCGTCCTGCTCGTCGCACTCGCAGTGTGGGCCGCCGGCCAACCGAACGCCGGTGCCGGCTACGACTTCTACCTCCGGTTCGACCCGAGCGTCCTCGCGGGCGATTTCCTCGGCGTACTGGGGCCGGCGGCGGGGCAAGCGCTGTTCACGCTCTCGGTCGGTGCGGGGACGATGATCACCTACGCCTCCTACCTCGGCGAGGACCGATCGCTCCCGTTCGACGGCGCGACCGTCGCCCTGCTGAACACTGCAGTCGGCGTCCTCGCGGGACTGGTCGTCTTCCCCTTGCTCTTCTCGCAGGGGATCGACCCGACCGCCGGGCCGACCGCAGGGGGCGGTCCCGGCGCAGTGTTCGTCTCGCTGGCGGGCGCGTTCTCGACGCTCCCGGCCGGTGAACTCGTCGCCGTCGCGTTCTTCGGCGTCGTCTCGCTGGCGGCGCTGTCGAGTTCCATCAGCATGCTCGAACTGCCGGTCTCCTTCCTCGTCGACGAGTTCGGCGTCTCGCGACCGGTCGCGGTCGGTGGACTCCTCGTCCTCGTGGGCGTCACCGGGAGCGCGACCGCGCTGGACCAGTCGCTGTTCGGCGTCGTGGCCGGGCCGGTCGTGGACACGATGTTGACGCTCGGACTGACCGCCTTCCTGCTGTTCGTCGGCTGGGTGCTCGGCCGGGACGCGGTCGTGGAGTTCGAGCGCGGCGCGGGCGAATTCGCCCGCCAACTCTCGACACCGTGGCTCCTCGTGGTCGGCGTCCTGCTGCCGGTGTTCCTGCTGTTCACGCTGTTCACCGCGCTCGGTCTGCCGGGGGTGCTCGCGTCGGTCGGCCTCACGGGGACCGTCGGCGTCGTCGGCACGGTCGGCCTCGCGGTGCTGGTCGCGGTCGGGGCGTTCGTCGCGCTCAGAGGACCCGAGTCGGTCGTGTAG
- the ilvA gene encoding threonine ammonia-lyase has translation MLSLDDVRDARPRVAEVARHTPLDYSHTYSRLTGADVHLKLENFQRTGSFKIRGASNRIGTLSEAEREAGVVTASAGNHAQGVALAASRAGVDSKIVMPRHAPISKVKATERYGGEVVLHGEDYNEAQDRAHEIAEQEGRTYVHAFDDEDVMAGQGTIGLEIVEDCPDLDTVVVPIGGGGLISGIATAIKGKHPDARVIGVQAEGASSVADSLQKGEIVSRDSVDTIADGIATRHVGEKPFEVIRERVDEVVTVSDEEIAVALTYLLERSKTLVEGAGAVALAALLFETFEYSEGETIVPALCGGNIDMNTLTTVIMRGLVETGRYLKIKTVLRDRPGALERLIEVIAGQQANIYAIRHDRTSREIGMNAAEVELDLETRGHDHVEELLTALRDHDYEVETLM, from the coding sequence ATGCTCTCGCTCGACGACGTGCGCGACGCTCGCCCTCGCGTGGCCGAGGTCGCCCGGCACACACCGCTCGACTACTCACACACCTACTCGCGGCTGACCGGCGCGGACGTCCACCTCAAGTTGGAGAACTTCCAGCGCACCGGGTCGTTCAAGATTCGCGGCGCGTCGAACCGGATCGGCACCCTCTCCGAGGCGGAACGCGAGGCCGGCGTCGTCACCGCCAGTGCCGGCAACCACGCGCAGGGGGTCGCGCTCGCCGCCTCCCGTGCGGGCGTTGACTCGAAGATCGTCATGCCGCGCCACGCGCCCATCTCGAAGGTGAAGGCCACCGAACGCTATGGCGGGGAGGTCGTCCTCCACGGCGAGGACTACAACGAGGCGCAGGACCGCGCCCACGAGATCGCCGAACAGGAGGGCCGAACCTACGTCCACGCCTTCGACGACGAGGACGTCATGGCCGGCCAGGGCACCATCGGACTGGAGATCGTCGAGGACTGTCCCGATCTGGACACCGTGGTCGTCCCCATCGGCGGCGGGGGGCTCATCTCCGGGATCGCCACCGCGATCAAGGGGAAACACCCCGACGCTCGCGTGATCGGCGTGCAGGCCGAAGGCGCGTCGAGTGTGGCCGACTCCCTCCAGAAGGGCGAGATCGTCTCGCGGGACAGCGTGGACACCATCGCCGACGGGATCGCCACCCGGCACGTCGGCGAGAAGCCCTTCGAGGTCATCCGGGAGCGCGTGGACGAGGTCGTGACGGTCTCCGACGAGGAGATCGCGGTCGCGCTGACCTACCTGCTCGAACGCTCGAAGACCCTCGTCGAGGGTGCGGGTGCGGTGGCGCTCGCGGCCCTGCTGTTCGAGACGTTCGAGTACAGCGAGGGCGAGACCATCGTCCCGGCGCTGTGTGGCGGCAACATCGACATGAACACCCTGACGACCGTCATCATGCGCGGCCTGGTCGAGACCGGCCGCTATCTGAAGATCAAGACCGTCCTGCGGGACCGCCCCGGCGCGTTGGAGCGCCTGATCGAGGTGATCGCCGGCCAGCAGGCGAACATCTACGCGATCCGGCACGACCGCACCTCGCGTGAGATCGGGATGAACGCCGCCGAGGTGGAACTCGACCTGGAGACGCGCGGACACGACCACGTCGAGGAACTGCTCACTGCCCTGCGCGACCACGACTACGAGGTCGAGACGCTGATGTGA
- a CDS encoding Rid family detoxifying hydrolase — MKRTISTDAAPAAVGAYSQATTNGDLLFTAGQIPLTPDGELLDDASIAEQTEQALDNVVAILDSEGATPEDVLKVTVFMDDIEDFDEMNETYATYFESAPPARSAVEVANLPKGAGVEIEAIAVVDDE, encoded by the coding sequence ATGAAGCGAACCATCAGCACGGACGCGGCACCGGCCGCAGTCGGCGCGTACAGTCAGGCGACGACGAATGGCGACCTGCTGTTCACCGCCGGGCAGATTCCACTCACGCCCGACGGCGAACTGCTCGACGACGCCTCCATCGCCGAACAGACCGAGCAGGCGCTGGACAACGTCGTGGCGATTCTGGACAGCGAGGGCGCGACGCCCGAAGACGTGCTGAAGGTGACGGTGTTCATGGACGACATCGAGGACTTCGACGAGATGAACGAGACCTACGCGACCTACTTCGAGTCGGCACCACCGGCGCGGTCGGCCGTGGAGGTCGCCAACCTGCCGAAGGGTGCCGGCGTCGAGATCGAAGCCATCGCGGTCGTCGACGACGAGTGA
- a CDS encoding geranylgeranyl reductase family protein, with protein sequence MYDFVVVGVGPAGARFARRASEVGYDVLALEKGEVGTPLACSGHVSTDIWEFVPDAARERLFQNRVFGARFHVGGPDSHSYPFYKDEEISNVIDRVGLDRTLADCAREAGADVREGHTVTAVEEHRDRVVVTASVADGGTTQFEARMVAGADGPVSRVRREVGLPEPAEKLHGVLAFTDEADHSDFVDVHLTAPRFFAWRIPRGDAGVEYGLAAPPGKEVQELFDRLTAAYDVETDRFCSGAIPIGPPDSVTTRRVFLLGDAASQTKPFTGGGILYGMTAADRAVATIDPRTPSSLADYERAWRDELASEIRLGHLVRRAYSLPEPVQHLGLRSLSGEIGVHMDRPSSFFSPSHLRTLVKR encoded by the coding sequence ATGTACGACTTCGTGGTCGTCGGCGTCGGTCCGGCCGGAGCGCGGTTCGCCCGGCGCGCGAGCGAGGTCGGCTACGACGTGCTGGCACTCGAAAAGGGCGAGGTCGGCACCCCACTCGCCTGCTCCGGACACGTCAGCACCGACATTTGGGAGTTCGTCCCCGACGCTGCCCGCGAGCGCCTGTTCCAGAACCGCGTCTTCGGCGCGCGCTTCCACGTCGGCGGCCCCGACTCGCACTCGTACCCCTTCTACAAGGACGAGGAGATCTCGAACGTGATCGACCGCGTCGGGTTGGACCGCACCCTCGCGGACTGCGCCCGCGAGGCCGGTGCCGACGTGCGCGAGGGCCACACCGTCACCGCCGTCGAGGAACACCGCGACCGGGTGGTCGTCACCGCCAGCGTCGCTGACGGCGGGACGACACAGTTCGAAGCTCGCATGGTCGCCGGCGCGGACGGCCCCGTCTCGCGGGTCCGCCGCGAGGTCGGCCTCCCGGAACCGGCCGAGAAACTCCACGGCGTCCTCGCCTTCACCGACGAGGCGGATCACTCCGACTTCGTGGACGTCCACCTCACCGCGCCGCGCTTCTTCGCGTGGCGCATCCCCCGTGGCGACGCCGGGGTGGAGTACGGACTCGCGGCCCCGCCGGGGAAGGAAGTACAAGAACTGTTCGACCGCCTGACCGCCGCCTACGACGTGGAGACCGACCGCTTCTGTTCGGGGGCCATCCCGATCGGCCCGCCGGACAGCGTGACGACCCGGCGCGTCTTCCTCCTCGGTGACGCCGCCAGCCAGACGAAACCGTTCACCGGCGGCGGCATCCTCTACGGGATGACCGCCGCCGACCGCGCCGTGGCGACAATCGACCCCCGGACGCCCTCCTCGCTCGCCGACTACGAACGCGCGTGGCGCGACGAACTCGCCTCGGAGATTCGGCTGGGCCACCTCGTCCGCCGGGCGTACTCGCTCCCGGAACCGGTCCAACATCTCGGCTTGCGCTCGCTGTCGGGTGAGATCGGCGTCCACATGGACCGGCCCTCGTCGTTCTTCTCGCCCTCGCACCTCCGGACACTGGTGAAGCGGTAA